Proteins from a single region of Halolamina sp. CBA1230:
- a CDS encoding helix-turn-helix domain-containing protein produces the protein MSSGTIDIDEFEDTDADDFEERNDTERIVLFLDEHDDRAWKAATIAERLGLETDAVSAILSRLKERGLVRHKRPYWAITDDKERLQSAYRLHRQHKTADEQYGDERLAELQTDEMEDVQ, from the coding sequence ATGTCGAGCGGCACTATCGATATCGACGAGTTCGAGGACACCGACGCCGACGACTTCGAGGAGCGGAACGACACCGAGCGGATCGTACTGTTCCTCGACGAGCATGACGACCGGGCGTGGAAGGCAGCGACGATCGCCGAGCGACTCGGGTTGGAAACGGACGCTGTCAGCGCGATTCTCTCGCGCCTGAAGGAACGAGGGCTCGTCCGGCACAAGCGCCCGTACTGGGCAATCACGGACGACAAGGAACGGCTCCAGTCGGCCTACCGGCTCCACCGACAACACAAGACTGCAGACGAACAGTACGGTGATGAGCGTCTTGCGGAACTCCAAACCGACGAGATGGAGGACGTGCAGTGA
- a CDS encoding helix-turn-helix domain-containing protein, whose product MTDRNPARDDAGPAVQDVLRALDDEACRTILAELSEPMTANDLSDSCDIPKSTLYRKLDLLSQAALVHERSQIGADGGRRTRYERDISAVTISIEDDDTFAVSMDRESQSADERLADLWSDMGDEL is encoded by the coding sequence ATGACGGATAGGAATCCAGCACGCGACGACGCCGGCCCTGCGGTACAGGACGTTCTCAGGGCGCTGGACGACGAGGCGTGCCGGACGATACTGGCCGAACTCTCCGAACCAATGACAGCAAACGACCTGAGTGACAGTTGTGACATCCCCAAATCGACCCTGTACCGGAAGCTGGACCTGTTGAGTCAGGCGGCGCTCGTCCACGAGCGGAGTCAGATCGGTGCTGACGGCGGCCGGCGAACACGCTACGAGCGGGACATCTCCGCGGTCACGATCTCGATCGAGGACGACGACACGTTCGCAGTGTCGATGGACCGGGAGTCACAGAGCGCCGACGAACGACTGGCCGATCTCTGGTCGGACATGGGTGACGAGCTATGA
- a CDS encoding serpin family protein: MDRRQYLSVSSALIAGALAGCTAPATSQADLSASTPSTPALQPDVEDATLDELVTGTNAFALNLFDELRTADDAENLMVSPISATVALAMTYAGAGGTTREQMRESLGYTLDDEQLHAAFNELQRTLSDRGKNLEEDDIPSDYDEADDPVPFQLSLVNAIWGQEGFPFRDEYLTTLENHYGGGLNQVDFVENPDGVREAINAWIADQTDNRIEELLPAGSITSQTVLVLTNAIYFMANWRHPFDEDQTEPANFTALDGSTSTVQMMSQDVQVPAATIDGAQAVELPYVGGTTGMLIVVPPAGEFEAYERTFDIERLGRIVDALEPQRGYVNLPRFEFNSECKLERSLEAMGMPDAFDPDAADFSRMADLSETGGNLFVDQVYHDTSVSVDEQGTEAAAATGSVINLVSRPPTVLDANRPFLFVIRDRSTGTVLFTGHVVDASAAQE, from the coding sequence ATGGATCGCCGTCAATATCTCTCCGTCTCAAGCGCCCTCATCGCCGGTGCCCTCGCGGGTTGTACAGCACCAGCGACGTCGCAAGCAGACCTCAGCGCGAGCACACCGTCGACGCCTGCCCTCCAGCCGGATGTCGAGGACGCCACCCTCGATGAGTTGGTTACTGGAACAAACGCGTTCGCGTTGAACCTGTTCGACGAACTTCGGACAGCTGATGACGCCGAGAACCTGATGGTCTCGCCGATCAGTGCCACAGTTGCGCTGGCGATGACGTACGCTGGTGCCGGCGGAACCACTCGCGAGCAGATGCGGGAGTCCCTCGGCTACACACTCGACGACGAACAGCTCCATGCGGCGTTCAACGAACTCCAGCGAACGCTGTCTGATCGCGGTAAGAACCTCGAGGAGGACGATATCCCGTCAGACTACGACGAAGCCGACGATCCCGTTCCCTTCCAGCTCTCACTCGTCAACGCCATCTGGGGCCAAGAGGGATTTCCGTTCCGGGACGAATACCTGACCACGCTCGAGAACCACTACGGCGGCGGCCTCAACCAGGTCGACTTCGTTGAGAACCCGGACGGTGTCCGCGAGGCGATCAACGCGTGGATCGCCGATCAGACCGACAATCGGATCGAGGAGCTGCTTCCAGCGGGATCGATCACGTCCCAGACCGTGCTCGTCCTGACGAACGCCATCTACTTCATGGCGAACTGGCGCCACCCGTTCGACGAGGACCAAACTGAGCCGGCTAACTTCACCGCGCTCGATGGCTCGACGAGCACGGTCCAGATGATGTCCCAAGACGTCCAGGTCCCGGCGGCGACCATCGACGGCGCCCAGGCCGTCGAACTACCGTACGTCGGCGGGACGACGGGAATGCTCATCGTCGTCCCACCCGCTGGGGAGTTCGAAGCCTACGAACGAACATTCGACATCGAGCGACTCGGTCGGATCGTCGACGCGCTCGAACCGCAGCGTGGCTACGTCAACCTCCCGCGGTTCGAGTTCAATTCGGAGTGTAAGCTTGAGAGATCTCTGGAGGCGATGGGCATGCCCGACGCGTTCGACCCGGATGCGGCGGACTTCTCGCGAATGGCCGATCTGTCGGAGACCGGTGGCAACCTCTTCGTCGACCAAGTGTACCACGACACTTCCGTCAGCGTTGACGAGCAGGGGACCGAAGCCGCAGCGGCGACGGGATCGGTGATAAATCTCGTGTCGCGTCCGCCGACGGTACTCGACGCAAACCGTCCGTTCCTCTTCGTGATTCGGGACCGATCAACCGGGACGGTGCTTTTCACGGGGCATGTTGTCGACGCCAGCGCTGCACAGGAGTAG
- a CDS encoding winged helix-turn-helix domain-containing protein, with translation MAETGDDVNEQVKADWQDDTTPFERVYEIVEQTHDGQSAAEIADRALVSEPTARRHCKALVNTGFAETEQDGQTTLYKRNSDRVLMSQIRELREEVDRPELLDSIQDMKAEIRRYEDRYDVVSPEELAQQLDADETDGWDDLTAWRTTRQNLAVAQAALAYDEASHQLAV, from the coding sequence ATGGCCGAGACGGGGGACGACGTCAACGAGCAGGTCAAAGCGGACTGGCAAGACGACACCACGCCGTTTGAGCGAGTGTACGAAATCGTCGAACAGACCCACGACGGGCAGTCGGCCGCCGAGATCGCCGACCGGGCCCTCGTGAGCGAGCCGACGGCGCGTCGCCACTGCAAGGCGCTCGTGAACACCGGGTTCGCCGAGACGGAACAGGACGGTCAAACGACGCTGTACAAGCGCAACAGCGACCGGGTGTTGATGTCCCAAATCCGCGAGCTGCGTGAGGAAGTCGATCGGCCGGAGCTGCTCGACAGTATTCAAGACATGAAGGCCGAGATCCGGCGCTACGAAGACCGGTACGACGTGGTGTCACCGGAGGAACTCGCCCAGCAACTCGACGCCGACGAGACGGACGGCTGGGACGATCTCACGGCGTGGCGCACGACGCGGCAGAATCTCGCCGTCGCGCAAGCCGCACTCGCCTACGACGAGGCGAGCCACCAGCTCGCCGTATGA
- a CDS encoding HVO_2922 family protein, which yields MPSKPRFELYTDGAGEWRWRLVATNEEIIATSGEGYVSKQGAKRGIESVRQAVPKAEVQDRS from the coding sequence ATGCCAAGCAAACCTCGTTTCGAACTCTATACTGACGGTGCTGGTGAGTGGCGATGGCGGCTTGTCGCGACCAACGAAGAGATAATCGCCACCAGCGGCGAAGGGTACGTGTCGAAACAGGGAGCCAAACGTGGGATTGAGAGCGTCAGGCAGGCAGTTCCGAAGGCGGAGGTACAGGACCGATCCTGA
- a CDS encoding sodium:calcium antiporter, with protein sequence MNPLLVATALVVVSTGVIWKGSEVLETAAERLSKHYGLPVAVHGAVVVAVGSSFPELTSVVISTLLHGEFSLGVGAIVGSAVFNLLVIPALSTLFSDGLESTRDLVHKDAQFYIISVLVLFITFALGATYVPAGTNQAAVLTPALAIFPLLTYGVYVFLHYQDIQEHTHEDEIDVKPGREWGRLFVSLALIGIGVEGIVRGALDFGAIFDTPSFFWGLTVIAVATSLPDTFVSVRAARRDSSVTSLTNVLGSNTFNLLVAIPVGVLIAGTTTVNFLIAVPLMAFLGIATLVFMIFARTGLEISNPEAYGFLALYAVFLVWMGLETAGITQSVRGL encoded by the coding sequence ATGAACCCACTTCTCGTTGCGACCGCTTTAGTTGTCGTCTCGACGGGCGTTATCTGGAAAGGGAGTGAAGTGCTGGAGACCGCTGCCGAACGCCTCAGTAAGCACTACGGGCTTCCGGTCGCCGTCCACGGGGCGGTTGTCGTCGCTGTCGGATCGAGTTTTCCGGAATTAACGTCGGTCGTAATCAGCACGCTACTCCATGGAGAGTTTTCCCTCGGCGTCGGCGCCATCGTCGGGAGTGCTGTGTTCAATCTCCTCGTCATTCCGGCGCTTTCGACACTCTTCAGCGATGGTCTCGAATCGACGCGCGATCTCGTGCATAAGGACGCACAGTTCTACATCATCAGCGTACTCGTCCTGTTCATTACGTTCGCGCTTGGCGCAACCTACGTCCCAGCGGGGACGAATCAAGCGGCTGTGCTGACACCGGCGCTTGCCATTTTTCCCTTACTCACCTACGGCGTATATGTGTTCTTGCACTATCAAGACATCCAAGAACACACACACGAAGATGAGATCGACGTCAAGCCTGGCCGTGAGTGGGGCCGACTCTTCGTATCACTGGCACTTATCGGAATCGGCGTCGAGGGGATCGTACGCGGCGCGCTCGATTTCGGTGCCATCTTCGATACGCCCTCGTTCTTCTGGGGGCTGACGGTCATCGCCGTTGCGACCAGCCTCCCTGATACGTTTGTCAGCGTTCGGGCGGCGAGACGGGACTCGAGTGTTACCAGCCTCACGAACGTACTCGGGAGCAATACGTTCAATCTCCTCGTTGCGATCCCCGTCGGCGTGCTCATCGCTGGCACGACGACCGTCAATTTTCTCATCGCGGTCCCGCTGATGGCGTTTCTCGGAATCGCGACGCTCGTGTTTATGATCTTCGCCAGAACGGGCCTTGAGATCTCGAACCCGGAAGCGTACGGCTTCCTTGCGCTGTATGCGGTGTTTCTGGTCTGGATGGGGTTGGAAACTGCCGGTATCACACAGAGTGTTCGTGGATTGTAG
- a CDS encoding SWIM zinc finger domain-containing protein codes for MDVTEDTVRDVCTDAVFERGERYLADGRIHEIHRVDTTVTAVVSGSRQYDIRVDLATDGFAPWCDCPYDGPGACKHVVAVLLRCVDDLPPDDGDQLDAVLDGADADELRAFLRDELAADADLRERFLARVGESTRQSVDELRTAIDRRFEETNPEYHVVFEPIDFTQWFDLANEYREQGRYASAATVYRALVESLDDNMERVDGAYDHFSRAFSRALDGYVDCVATAERDADAVTDAGEFFNERATSGTPFLAEHFEKAAVELRGKTDEQSCK; via the coding sequence ATGGACGTAACTGAGGACACAGTTCGAGATGTCTGCACGGACGCAGTCTTCGAACGCGGCGAACGATACCTCGCTGATGGACGAATCCACGAGATTCACCGCGTCGACACCACCGTCACCGCCGTCGTGAGTGGCAGCCGTCAGTACGATATCCGTGTTGACCTCGCCACCGACGGGTTTGCCCCGTGGTGCGACTGTCCGTACGACGGGCCGGGAGCATGCAAGCACGTCGTCGCCGTGTTGCTTCGGTGTGTCGACGACCTACCGCCGGACGACGGCGATCAACTCGACGCCGTACTCGACGGCGCCGACGCCGACGAACTCCGCGCGTTCCTGCGTGACGAACTCGCGGCCGATGCGGATCTCCGCGAACGGTTTCTCGCCCGCGTCGGCGAGTCGACGAGACAGTCAGTTGACGAGCTTCGCACCGCGATCGACCGGCGGTTCGAAGAGACGAACCCTGAGTACCACGTCGTCTTCGAGCCGATCGACTTCACGCAGTGGTTCGATCTCGCGAACGAGTACCGCGAGCAGGGACGATACGCATCGGCAGCGACCGTCTACCGGGCACTCGTCGAGTCCCTCGACGACAACATGGAGCGCGTCGACGGCGCGTACGACCACTTCTCGCGTGCGTTCAGTCGGGCACTCGACGGGTATGTCGACTGTGTCGCGACCGCGGAGCGCGACGCTGATGCGGTCACTGACGCCGGCGAATTCTTCAACGAGCGGGCGACGTCGGGAACGCCGTTCCTCGCGGAACACTTCGAGAAGGCCGCGGTCGAACTCCGGGGAAAGACGGATGAGCAGTCTTGCAAGTAG
- a CDS encoding PQQ-binding-like beta-propeller repeat protein: protein MAATDGTERWSFETRDWNFTDVVLGGINAAPTVANGAVLVATNAGDVYALGNE, encoded by the coding sequence GTGGCAGCAACAGATGGGACGGAGCGGTGGTCCTTCGAAACGCGAGACTGGAACTTCACTGATGTCGTTTTGGGCGGGATTAATGCCGCGCCGACGGTTGCGAACGGCGCCGTCCTCGTGGCGACGAACGCCGGCGACGTGTACGCACTCGGGAACGAATAG
- a CDS encoding transcription initiation factor IIB family protein — MTTSEPYERTFDEDVQRGTTEPCPECGGPVRTNAAETVCADCGLVIDEQSIDRGPEWYGDDDSAKRTGAPLTPARHDRGLSTVIGTGRGATDTDASSQKRRRLARMRREQSRGRWRSKQERNLGHGLTEIRRIASALGLADSVRDQACQLFRTAQNERLLKGRSIEAMAAASVFGACRCNGQSWLIADVAPMAQVPQDRVENAYTVLNEELGLPTPPVRPTQFVPRLASDLGCTDVVRRRAKTLAAQAVDAGVTTGVHPAGFAAACLYMAACAHDAPLTQAAAAAAAGVTVETVRNHRDTLLSVVE, encoded by the coding sequence ATGACGACGAGTGAACCCTACGAGCGTACGTTCGACGAAGATGTCCAGCGTGGTACAACTGAGCCGTGTCCCGAGTGTGGGGGCCCGGTACGAACGAATGCAGCCGAAACGGTGTGTGCAGATTGCGGACTCGTCATCGACGAGCAGTCGATCGACCGCGGACCGGAGTGGTACGGCGACGACGATTCGGCAAAGCGAACAGGGGCACCACTCACTCCAGCACGGCACGACCGCGGACTATCGACGGTAATCGGCACCGGACGAGGCGCGACGGATACTGACGCCTCGAGCCAGAAGCGGCGGCGCCTTGCGCGGATGCGTCGCGAGCAGTCCCGGGGACGCTGGCGATCAAAGCAGGAGCGCAACCTCGGGCACGGCCTCACGGAGATCCGGCGGATCGCAAGTGCACTCGGGCTCGCGGATTCAGTACGTGACCAGGCGTGCCAGCTGTTCCGGACGGCACAGAACGAACGACTCCTCAAAGGGCGGTCCATCGAGGCGATGGCCGCCGCGAGCGTCTTCGGCGCCTGTCGGTGCAACGGACAATCGTGGCTCATCGCTGACGTGGCGCCGATGGCACAAGTTCCGCAGGATCGTGTCGAGAACGCCTACACCGTGCTCAACGAGGAGCTGGGCCTCCCGACGCCGCCAGTACGACCGACACAGTTCGTCCCACGGCTCGCCTCCGACCTCGGCTGTACCGACGTCGTTCGACGTCGGGCGAAGACGCTTGCTGCGCAGGCCGTCGATGCCGGCGTCACGACTGGCGTACATCCAGCGGGATTCGCTGCCGCCTGCCTGTACATGGCGGCGTGTGCCCACGACGCGCCGTTGACGCAAGCTGCCGCGGCGGCGGCGGCAGGGGTGACGGTCGAGACAGTACGGAATCATCGTGACACGTTGCTTTCCGTCGTGGAGTAG
- a CDS encoding type II toxin-antitoxin system VapC family toxin codes for MAEPVETPIGTITPEHFRPGHVRHQVVVGPKFLYALFNPQDQMHAVSRAFMTFVRDGDLPYRRLIVNDHIVDEAATRLKKQASMRNAASFLTTLDESTLYQFESVSEDVFEEAKATFVEWTDLDASLTDFTVAAHMDALGVDHILTYDRHYDAFDVTTLPYRNQS; via the coding sequence ATGGCTGAACCAGTCGAAACCCCGATTGGGACGATCACGCCCGAGCATTTTCGCCCGGGGCACGTCCGCCATCAGGTCGTCGTCGGGCCGAAGTTCCTGTACGCATTATTCAACCCACAAGATCAGATGCACGCAGTCTCGCGGGCGTTCATGACCTTTGTCCGCGACGGCGACCTCCCCTATCGTCGCCTCATCGTCAACGACCACATCGTCGACGAGGCTGCAACCCGGCTGAAAAAGCAGGCGTCGATGCGGAACGCCGCGTCGTTCCTAACGACGCTCGACGAGAGTACGCTCTACCAGTTCGAATCCGTCTCCGAGGACGTTTTCGAGGAAGCCAAAGCAACGTTCGTTGAGTGGACGGATCTGGATGCGTCACTCACCGATTTCACTGTTGCAGCCCATATGGACGCCTTAGGGGTCGATCACATCCTTACGTACGACCGGCACTACGATGCGTTCGACGTGACAACGCTTCCGTATCGCAATCAGAGCTAG
- a CDS encoding DNA-binding protein, whose product MSSNNSSQKVVTVDEQAFEKAGGQAVDEDGFPVVDETPEFEAAVEQETQAKVDANHPDGIADTSEDRIHGVTLEQEERIRAREAELERISAQAELGTQDGREQRTREVAAEGSKQRRREFQKRAASVDPMADPERNDPRAALSQDELATVNTEADRLATRVDGWSRAAISRRLAEAVVDGTDMTSAVVRVFEELQTAPGGTVPIDALEDVDRGTVTIEGRVKTLWDSDSPAIQQVGLIADESGQTKVTIWKASDAPWIEEGETVRIHEAATNWYEGRISVAVTGWSIIHFPERGRWWEA is encoded by the coding sequence ATGTCTAGTAACAACTCGAGTCAGAAGGTCGTTACGGTCGATGAACAGGCATTCGAAAAAGCGGGCGGTCAGGCGGTCGATGAGGACGGCTTCCCGGTCGTCGACGAGACGCCGGAGTTCGAGGCCGCGGTCGAGCAGGAGACGCAGGCGAAGGTGGATGCGAACCACCCGGACGGGATCGCGGACACGAGCGAAGATCGGATTCACGGTGTCACCCTCGAACAGGAGGAGCGCATTCGGGCGCGGGAAGCCGAACTGGAGCGTATCAGTGCCCAAGCCGAACTCGGGACGCAGGATGGTCGTGAGCAACGCACGCGTGAGGTCGCCGCTGAAGGGAGCAAGCAGCGCCGGCGGGAGTTCCAGAAGCGGGCCGCGAGCGTGGACCCGATGGCCGACCCCGAACGGAATGATCCCCGAGCGGCACTCTCCCAGGATGAACTGGCGACGGTGAACACGGAAGCGGACCGACTCGCGACGCGGGTGGATGGCTGGTCGCGTGCGGCGATCAGTCGACGCCTGGCCGAAGCGGTCGTCGACGGCACGGACATGACGAGTGCGGTCGTGCGGGTGTTCGAGGAGTTGCAGACGGCCCCAGGGGGCACCGTGCCCATCGACGCTCTCGAGGATGTCGATCGCGGTACCGTCACGATCGAAGGCCGTGTGAAGACCCTCTGGGACAGTGATTCACCGGCCATCCAGCAAGTCGGGCTGATCGCGGACGAGAGCGGGCAAACGAAGGTGACGATCTGGAAGGCATCGGACGCGCCGTGGATCGAGGAAGGCGAGACGGTGCGCATCCACGAAGCGGCCACGAACTGGTACGAGGGCCGGATCTCGGTGGCCGTGACGGGGTGGAGCATCATCCACTTCCCGGAGCGCGGCCGGTGGTGGGAAGCATAG
- a CDS encoding IS5 family transposase produces the protein MSTLPKSQLLRFTEKAINLARRAVSRYSSKFSKHRYTLPQHVVLLCLKVRKNTTYRGLLDELIEMPRIRRVLGLVELPTPSTLCKAFNRLDMAVWRVLLTLSATLLPTSGVVGVDASGFDRSHASKHYTKRAELTIQQLKVTLLADTRVNAIIDLHVTTTRKHDSQIAPSLIKRNLEHIDVLLGDKGYDDQKIRRLARQHDVRPLIKHREFTSLHKAWNARLEANLYGQRSQSETVNSTLKRKYGAFVRSRRWWKQFRELTIACLIHNLDRSL, from the coding sequence ATGAGCACCCTCCCAAAGTCACAGTTACTCCGATTTACAGAGAAGGCGATCAATCTGGCACGCCGAGCGGTTTCTCGATACTCTTCAAAATTCTCCAAACATCGTTATACACTCCCACAGCACGTTGTTCTGCTGTGCCTCAAAGTTCGGAAGAATACGACCTATCGTGGCCTGCTTGACGAGTTGATCGAGATGCCACGCATCCGTCGTGTTCTTGGCTTAGTCGAACTTCCCACGCCATCAACGCTCTGTAAAGCGTTCAATCGGCTTGATATGGCCGTATGGCGTGTCTTATTGACCCTCTCAGCGACGCTACTTCCGACAAGTGGCGTCGTTGGAGTCGATGCGTCAGGATTCGATCGTAGTCACGCCTCGAAACACTACACGAAACGAGCCGAACTCACGATTCAGCAACTCAAAGTGACTCTACTGGCCGATACGAGGGTGAACGCAATTATCGATTTACACGTGACGACGACACGAAAACACGATAGCCAGATTGCTCCGTCGTTGATCAAGCGCAATCTCGAGCATATTGACGTCCTGCTCGGTGACAAAGGGTACGACGACCAGAAAATCAGACGACTTGCCCGTCAACACGACGTTCGTCCACTGATTAAGCACCGTGAGTTTACATCGCTCCACAAGGCATGGAACGCACGCTTAGAGGCTAATCTCTACGGCCAACGAAGTCAATCCGAAACCGTCAATTCAACACTCAAGCGGAAGTACGGTGCGTTCGTCCGCTCACGACGATGGTGGAAGCAATTCCGTGAGCTCACCATCGCCTGTCTCATTCACAATCTTGACCGATCACTCTGA
- a CDS encoding PemK-like protein, producing MTAFGDLERGDIVWASDPLSEKGRPMLMLGTPQLPNHGTQLITILLSTKTYHEESLTLRDDDYEGEPLGERSHALPWSLVTLNSAADVEHYPTSLVDDRTEDVASQLVDYISSS from the coding sequence GTGACGGCGTTCGGGGATCTGGAACGCGGCGACATCGTCTGGGCGAGTGATCCGCTCTCAGAGAAGGGTCGTCCGATGCTCATGCTTGGAACCCCGCAACTCCCGAACCACGGGACCCAGCTCATCACAATCCTCCTCTCAACGAAGACCTATCACGAGGAATCACTCACACTCCGGGACGATGATTACGAGGGCGAGCCACTCGGTGAACGAAGTCATGCCCTCCCGTGGTCGCTTGTGACCCTCAACAGTGCGGCTGACGTCGAGCACTACCCGACCTCTCTCGTCGACGACCGCACCGAGGATGTGGCGAGCCAGCTGGTCGACTACATCTCTTCTTCCTGA
- a CDS encoding transcription initiation factor IIB family protein, whose amino-acid sequence MTPPLTVTDDEQERDREPTAAPSEEATDCPECDGRITTQEDRGERLCEDCGLVLKEDSIDHGPDWRSFSNDETDRRRIGAPVTELLHDKGLSTTIGWRDKDAYGNTLSSKKRERIHRLRTWDERFRTKSSQERNLKQALAEIERMASALGLADPPRETAAVLYRRAVEEGLLPGRSIESMATASLYAAARQHDMPRALAAFDSVSRVEKLEIQRAYRYLSQELGLSIEPADPVQYLRQYVSDADVSSEVERLARDLLETGKEQGVHSGKSPPGLAGAAIYAAAQLANEQITQAIVSQAAGVSEVTIRNRYQELLEVYGEHRA is encoded by the coding sequence ATGACCCCACCACTCACCGTCACGGATGACGAGCAGGAGCGCGACCGCGAGCCCACCGCGGCCCCGAGTGAGGAAGCCACTGACTGCCCGGAGTGCGACGGCCGGATCACCACGCAAGAGGATCGCGGTGAACGCCTCTGTGAAGACTGTGGACTCGTCCTCAAGGAAGACTCGATCGACCACGGCCCCGACTGGCGATCGTTTTCCAACGATGAGACCGACCGGCGCCGCATCGGCGCACCCGTGACGGAACTGCTCCACGACAAGGGGTTGAGCACGACCATCGGGTGGCGGGACAAGGACGCCTACGGGAATACGCTCTCCTCGAAGAAGCGTGAGCGTATCCACCGACTCCGGACGTGGGACGAACGGTTCCGCACGAAATCCTCACAGGAGCGCAATCTCAAGCAGGCGCTCGCGGAGATTGAGCGGATGGCTTCGGCCCTCGGGCTCGCCGATCCACCCCGTGAGACGGCGGCGGTGCTCTACCGCCGCGCCGTCGAGGAGGGTCTCCTCCCCGGCCGGTCGATCGAGTCGATGGCGACAGCCAGCCTCTACGCGGCGGCCCGACAGCACGACATGCCGCGGGCGCTTGCGGCGTTCGACTCGGTCAGCCGGGTCGAGAAACTCGAGATCCAGCGGGCCTACCGATATCTCTCGCAGGAGTTGGGACTGTCGATCGAGCCGGCCGACCCGGTTCAATACCTCCGGCAGTACGTCTCGGACGCCGACGTGAGCAGCGAGGTCGAACGGCTCGCACGGGATCTACTCGAAACCGGGAAGGAACAGGGCGTCCACAGTGGGAAGAGCCCGCCCGGACTGGCGGGCGCAGCCATCTACGCCGCGGCACAATTGGCCAATGAACAGATCACACAGGCGATCGTCAGCCAGGCGGCCGGCGTGAGCGAGGTCACGATCCGCAATCGCTACCAAGAGCTACTGGAGGTGTACGGTGAGCACCGTGCGTGA